From Linepithema humile isolate Giens D197 chromosome 8, Lhum_UNIL_v1.0, whole genome shotgun sequence, one genomic window encodes:
- the LOC105676747 gene encoding RCC1 and BTB domain-containing protein 1, translating to MSQMYSSDLKSWPVFSLLTPEFVSQIHMVVVYGNLGNEALIVTKDKMVYALGNNIAGCLGTGDAHSTLYPKKIDALCSKEIKTFAYGSGPHVLALTEKGEVYSWGHNGYCELGNGTCNQGLTPTLVTMPSVGAVGSLNVKCIVDIACGSHHSLALTEDGEVYAWGQNNCGQVGNSISTNQGAPRQVNSSLVGKKIVHIACGQTSSMALTDNGEVYGWGYNGVGQLGIGNYVNQANPCRVGSLIGVVIVKVACGYAHTLALTDEGKLYVWGGNSYGQLGIGNKTNACNPVTLDRAFVQEMGRVSDIAALHYNHISVAVGEGGCVYMWGHCRGQSITTPTATPFSSIHDALACYASPSVMHEPLVLHTDEESSILESLGAAFDDAETSDLTIEVKGQPIYVHKAILKIRCPYFRTMFTPNWTENNQSVIEHDQFSYVVYKAFLKYLYTGVIDLPAEKALELLDLANVYCESNLKRRCIQMIKQGITIANVAFLYSTAIEYNAEELEEFCFRFALNHMTAVAQTENFAKLDENTIKTFIIKAAKAGAFRT from the exons ATGAGCCAAATGTATTCGTCGGATTTGAAAAGCTGGCCGGTATTCAGCCTGTTGACGCCGGAATTTGTATCGCAAATTCACATGGTAGTAGTGTATG gTAACTTGGGCAATGAGGCTTTAATCGTGACGAAGGACAAGATGGTATATGCCTTGGGTAATAATATTGCTGGCTGTTTGGGGACTGGAGATGCGCATAGCACATTGTATCCCAAAAAAATAGACGCTCTCTGCAGCAAAGAAATAAAGACGTTCGCTTATGGAAGCGGGCCTCATGTCTTGGCACTTACAGAAAAAGGAGAG GTGTATTCCTGGGGTCACAATGGTTATTGCGAATTGGGAAACGGCACCTGCAACCAAGGTCTCACGCCCACCCTAGTAACCATGCCTTCCGTAGGAGCAGTGGGCAGTTTGAACGTAAAATGCATCGTGGACATAGCATGCGGGAGTCATCATTCTCTCGCTCTCACTGAGGATGGAGAA GTGTACGCCTGGGGGCAAAACAATTGCGGACAAGTGGGCAACAGCATCAGCACGAATCAGGGCGCGCCGAGGCAAGTGAACTCCAGCCTGGTCGGAAAGAAGATCGTCCACATCGCCTGCGGCCAGACCTCGAGCATGGCGCTCACCGACAACGGCGAGGTGTACGGCTGGGGCTACAACGGCGTCGGCCAGCTGGGGATCGGCAATTACGTGAACCAAGCGAATCCGTGTCGCGTCGGCTCGCTGATAGGCGTCGTGATAG TCAAGGTAGCCTGCGGTTACGCGCACACCCTGGCACTCACTGACGAGGGGAAGCTTTACGTCTGGGGCGGGAACAGCTACGGGCAGCTAGGCATCGGGAACAAGACAAACGCTTGTAATCCAGTCACG CTGGACCGCGCATTTGTGCAAGAGATGGGAAGAGTGTCGGATATCGCCGCCCTACATTACAATCATATCAGCGTCGCCGTTGGCGAGGGTGGATGCGTCTACATGTGGGGTCATTGCCGCGGTCAGAGCATCACGACGCCAACCGCTACGCCGTTCTCCAGCATACACGACGCACTCGCCTGCTACGCGTCGCCAAGCGTCATGCACGAACCGCTCGTCTTGCATACGGACGAAGAGTCGAGTATCCTGGAGAGCTTGGGTGCTGCGTTTGACGATGCC GAGACAAGCGATCTCACAATAGAAGTGAAAGGACAGCCCATCTACGTGCACAAAGCTATCCTGAAAATCCGCTGTCCGTATTTTAGAACCATGTTTACGCCCAATTGGACGGAAAATAATCAGAG TGTCATCGAGCACGATCAGTTTTCCTACGTGGTGTACAAAGCTTTTCTAAAATACTTGTATACCGGCGTGATCGATCTACCGGCTGAAAAAGCGTTAG AGCTTTTGGACCTGGCTAACGTGTACTGCGAGAGCAATCTCAAGAGGCGCTGCATTCAAATGATAAAGCAAGGGATCACCATAGCGAACGTGGCTTTTCTCTACAGTACCGCGATCGAGTACAACGCGGAG gaGCTGGAGGAATTCTGCTTCAGATTCGCCCTGAATCACATGACGGCTGTTGCGCAAACGGAAAATTTCGCCAAACTGGACGAGAACacgataaaaacttttataattaaggcGGCCAAAGCCGGTGCTTTCCGGACGTGA
- the LOC105676780 gene encoding uncharacterized protein: protein MRFVVFGLILLCCYVSAIETNDYFIDNHPQKRTKFENMLESMKIIMRTGNDTLGIPVLDPFTADEIPIQIDEEMIKLDALLENVNVQGLSEYDVNSGDFKIVGLKIEMNLTWPLVVASTKYALEGKTSDFEIFGKGDVNLSARGFNFVTVMYFMINGKYLKVKSMETELSLKELDFKATGLFDDEELSELISAVISDMVPQLIDDYQDTVTEKLNGVVMNVLNEFLSDKTLGDLLKLLG, encoded by the exons ATGAGGTTCGTGGTGTTCGGGCTTATTCTGCTCTGCTGCTACGTCTCGGCAATAGAGACGAACGATTATT ttATAGACAATCACCCACAGAAACGTACGAAGTTTGAGAATATGCTTGAGAGTATGAAGATTATTATGAGGACTGGAAATGATACTCTCGGAATTCCCGTCCTCGATCCTTTCACTGCGGATGAGATTCCAATTCAAATTGACGAAGAAATGATAAA GCTAGACGCGCTTTTGGAGAACGTGAATGTACAGGGTTTATCCGAGTACGATGTAAACAGTGgtgattttaaaatagttgGTCTGAAAATTGAAATGAACCTTACTTGGCCGCTAGTAGTCGCGAGTACCAAATATGCTCTGGAAGGTAAAACCAGTGACTTCGAGATTTTCGGCAAAGGTGACGTAAA TTTATCCGCGAGGGGCTTCAATTTCGTGACAGTAATGTACTTTATGATAAATGGCAAATATCTCAAAGTAAAGTCCATGGAAACGGAACTTTCCCTGAAAGAGCTAGAT TTTAAGGCAACTGGCCTTTTCGACGATGAGGAATTATCCGAATTAATAAGCGCCGTAATTTCCGACATGGTGCCTCAGCTGATCGACGATTATCAGGACACGGTTACGGAAAAGCTTAATGGCGTCGTCATGAATGTACTCAATGAGTTCCTCTCCGATAAAACTCTCGGggatttattgaaattgttagGTTAG
- the LOC105676776 gene encoding acetylcholinesterase-like, translating to MSRNPSSWRTGPGRLEALLALSLILLLVLQHPSPCHGSPSHRSRHHEHEMQEAWEAAAASREGARNFARTSEELPEPAAFTDNDPLIVRTKKGMVRGKTLKAGTGKEVDAWFGIPYAQKPLGSLRFRHPRPVERWSGVLNATTLPNSCVQILDTVFGDFAGATMWNPNTPLSEDCLYVNVVAPRPRPTNAAVMVWIFGGGFYSGSATLDVYDHKILVSEENVILVSMQYRVASLGFLYFGTSDVPGNAGLFDQMMALQWVHDNIAAFGGNPDNVTLFGESAGAVSVSMHLLSPLSRHLFNQAIMQSGSPTTPWAIITRNESIMRGIRLAEAVGCPHERSNLREVIDCLQTKDAEELVKNEWGTLGICEFPFVPVIDGAFLDETPQRSLATTSFKKTNILMGSNTEEGFYFIIYYLTELFRIDGADDVKVTRDQFVSAVSELNPYVNQIGRHAIIYEYTNWLHPDDPHANRDALDKIVGDYQFTCNVNEFAGRYADTGNTVYMYYYKHRSVNNPWPRWTGVMHADEINYVFGEPLDPSKGYTADEKRLSQRMMRYWANFAKTGDPNVDDAGRKTSTYWPPHNPINKEYLTLDINSTEIGSGPRVRQCAFWKKYLPQLLGATSKLEVSKETCSGTSLADSGATRILLILSLLLTGLTTLPHIQHDVRGIV from the exons ATGTCGAGAAATCCAAGTTCCTGGCGAACCGGCCCCGGCAGATTGGAGGCCCTGCTGGCGCTGAGTCTGATTCTGTTGCTCGTCCTGCAGCACCCGAGCCCTTGCCACGGTTCGCCGTCTCACCGCAGCAGGCATCATGAGCACGAGATGCAGGAGGCCTgggaggcggcggcggcgtcgcgCGAGGGCGCCAGGAATTTCGCGAGAACGAGCGAGGAGCTGCCGGAACCGGCCGCCTTCACCGACAACGATCCTCTGATCGTGCGCACGAAGAAGGGCATGGTCCGCGGTAAGACCTTGAAGGCCGGCACCGGCAAGGAGGTCGACGCCTGGTTCGGTATACCTTACGCCCAGAAACCTCTCG GCTCACTGAGGTTTCGCCATCCGCGACCGGTCGAACGCTGGTCGGGCGTGCTGAACGCGACCACCTTGCCGAACAGCTGCGTGCAGATCCTCGACACGGTGTTCGGGGACTTTGCCGGCGCTACCATGTGGAACCCGAACACGCCGCTAAGCGAGGACTGCCTGTACGTGAATGTAGTAGCGCCGCGACCCAGGCCTACGAACGCCGCTGTCATGGTATGGATATTCGGTG GTGGCTTCTACTCCGGCTCGGCCACTCTCGACGTGTACGATCACAAGATCCTCGTGTCCGAGGAGAACGTGATTCTGGTGTCGATGCAGTATCGCGTGGCCAGCCTCGGCTTTCTGTACTTCGGCACGTCGGACGTGCCCGGCAACGCCGGTCTCTTCGACCAGATGATGGCCCTGCAATGGGTGCACGACAACATCGCCGCTTTCGGCGGCAATCCCGACAACGTGACGCTCTTCGGCGAGAGCGCCGGTGCGGTCTCCGTCTCCATGCACCTTCTGTCTCCACTTTCCAG GCATTTGTTCAACCAGGCGATTATGCAGTCGGGCTCGCCGACTACGCCGTGGGCAATAATTACGCGCAACGAATCGATCATGCGCGGCATCCGGCTGGCCGAGGCGGTCGGCTGTCCGCACGAGCGCAGCAATTTGCGCGAGGTGATCGACTGCCTGCAAACTAAGGACGCGGAGGAGCTGGTGAAGAACGAGTGGGGCACCCTGGGCATCTGCGAGTTCCCGTTCGTGCCGGTGATCGACGGCGCGTTCCTCGACGAGACGCCGCAGCGCTCGCTCGCCACGACGTCCTTCAAGAAAACCAACATTCTGATGGGCTCCAACACCGAGGAGGGCTTCTACTTCATCATCTACTACCTGACGGAGCTGTTCCGCATTGACGGCGCCGACGACGTGAAGGTGACGCGCGATCAGTTCGTCAGCGCGGTGTCCGAGCTGAATCCTTACGTCAATCAGATCGGCCGGCACGCTATTATCTACGAGTACACCAACTGGTTGCATCCGGACGATCCGCACGCGAATCGCGACGCCCTCGACAAGATCGTCGGCGACTACCAGTTCACTTGCAACGTCAACGAGTTTGCCGGCCGTTACGCCGACACCGGCAACACCGTCTACATGTACTACTACAAGCACAG ATCCGTGAACAATCCGTGGCCGCGGTGGACGGGAGTCATGCACGCTGATGAGATAAACTACGTCTTCGGGGAACCGTTGGACCCGTCCAAGGGCTACACAGCCGACGAGAAGCGTCTCTCGCAGAGAATGATGAGATACTGGGCGAACTTCGCCAAAACGGG GGATCCGAACGTGGACGACGCCGGTAGGAAGACGTCGACTTACTGGCCGCCGCACAACCCTATCAATAAAGAGTACCTGACCTTGGACATCAACAGCACAGAGATCGGCAGCGGTCCCAGGGTGAGGCAATGCGCCTTCTGGAAGAAGTACCTGCCGCAGCTGCTCGGCGCCACGT CGAAACTGGAGGTCTCGAAGGAAACCTGCAGCGGCACGAGCCTCGCCGACTCCGGCGCGACCCGGATACTCCTGATCTTGAGCCTGTTATTGACCGGCCTCACTACTCTGCCTCACATCCAGCACGACGTCAGAGGCATCGTTTAG